A single genomic interval of Picosynechococcus sp. PCC 7003 harbors:
- a CDS encoding diguanylate cyclase domain-containing protein — translation MTADSASMQDDQPLILVIDDDPISRRLIRFWMEKEGYVVAEAVNGQEGLEVFQKTMPDIILLDFMMPVMDGLAFCKAFRELQAKAGIALLKTTETQPQYSVPPYRELTAYLQAEELLTKIARTPILMITAREDDESVTQAFAAGATDFITKPIHWTILRQRVRHLIYQAKLYQRLEATNVQLQRLAALDPLTQLANRRVFDLVLERQWRLMLRNQIPLSLIFIDVDFFKNYNDTYGHQAGDHCLFEVAQAIASQIQRPTDLVARYGGEEMIVILPDTPGEGAQLVGERIIAQIQSLAMPHCASPVAPIVTVSLGIASMEPGCVASPEKFVALADGALYEAKARGRNQMVAKVWDQG, via the coding sequence ATGACCGCTGATTCTGCCTCAATGCAGGATGATCAACCGCTAATTCTTGTTATTGATGATGATCCAATTTCGCGTCGTCTGATTCGTTTTTGGATGGAAAAAGAAGGTTATGTCGTCGCTGAAGCAGTCAATGGCCAAGAGGGACTAGAGGTGTTCCAAAAAACCATGCCAGATATTATCCTGTTGGATTTTATGATGCCTGTCATGGATGGCTTGGCGTTTTGTAAGGCGTTTCGAGAGTTACAAGCGAAGGCGGGAATTGCACTATTAAAAACCACGGAAACACAACCACAGTACTCTGTTCCTCCCTATCGAGAGTTGACGGCCTATCTCCAGGCAGAAGAGTTACTGACGAAAATTGCCCGGACACCCATTCTAATGATTACGGCCCGGGAGGATGATGAATCGGTTACGCAAGCCTTTGCCGCCGGAGCAACGGACTTCATCACCAAACCGATCCACTGGACGATTTTGCGCCAACGGGTGCGCCATCTCATTTACCAGGCAAAGCTCTACCAGCGTTTGGAAGCGACTAATGTGCAATTGCAACGGTTAGCGGCTTTGGATCCTTTAACCCAACTGGCGAATCGTCGGGTTTTTGATTTGGTCTTAGAGCGGCAATGGCGGTTGATGCTCCGGAATCAAATTCCTTTATCGTTGATTTTTATTGATGTAGATTTTTTTAAAAATTACAATGATACCTATGGTCACCAGGCAGGTGATCATTGTTTGTTTGAGGTGGCCCAGGCGATCGCCTCCCAGATCCAACGGCCCACGGATTTGGTTGCCCGTTATGGTGGCGAAGAAATGATCGTCATTTTGCCGGATACTCCCGGGGAGGGGGCTCAGTTAGTGGGAGAACGAATTATTGCTCAGATTCAAAGTTTGGCGATGCCCCATTGCGCTTCCCCAGTGGCCCCCATTGTTACGGTTAGTTTGGGGATCGCATCCATGGAACCGGGCTGTGTAGCGAGTCCAGAAAAATTCGTCGCCCTAGCGGATGGTGCGCTGTATGAAGCCAAGGCCCGGGGCCGGAATCAAATGGTCGCTAAGGTGTGGGATCAGGGTTGA
- a CDS encoding bifunctional (p)ppGpp synthetase/guanosine-3',5'-bis(diphosphate) 3'-pyrophosphohydrolase has translation MTAPSVQLTAASETEKFDVPLPAWLKNYLYQPEQLVGVSEGDRQLIGEAFRFAHALHEGQTRKSGEPYIAHPIAVAGLLLDLGGNGAMIAAGFLHDVVEDTEVSPEEIEERFGTETRKLVEGVTKLTKFTFSSKTERQAENFRRMFLSMAEDIRVIVVKLADRLHNMRTLEHLRPDKQERIALETREIFAPLANRLGIWRFKWELEDLCFKYLEREAYRSMQKHISEKRTEREAKLEEAIELIRDRLRHLGLHVWEIKGRPKHLYSIYHKMQRQHKEFDEIFDIAGIRIIVETNDECYRALAVIHDAFKPIPGRFKDYIGLPKPNRYQSLHTTVVGLNGRPLEVQIRTMEMHHIAEYGIAAHWKYKEAGHSAASFTSEDEKFTWLRQLIEWQSDLKDAEEYIDNLKDNLFEDDVYVFTPNGDVVALAKGATSIDFAYRIHTEVGNHMKGARINGRWSVLEKKLRNGDIVEIITQKNAHPSLDWLNYVVTPSAKNRIRQWFKRSRRDENLTRGRSLLEKELGKTGLDSILKSEAMQTVAHKCNYQNTEDLLAALGYGEVTLNQVVNRWRDQVRDQEEEHLPQLELEASLNTATKPPKPLQDGHKYPIAGIEGLVYTIANCCAPLPGEPIIGIVTRSHKGISIHHRNCANVQNFDGDRLIPVSWNPSIDQKHAPVYPVDLRIEVIDRVGVLRDILSRLSDQHINVRSTNVKTSHGQPAIISLRIEIRNAQQLGHSINQIKNMSDTLNVRRVTQIEQE, from the coding sequence ATGACTGCCCCTTCCGTTCAATTAACTGCCGCATCCGAAACAGAAAAATTTGATGTGCCGTTGCCCGCTTGGTTGAAAAATTACCTCTACCAGCCAGAGCAATTGGTCGGGGTCTCCGAAGGCGATCGCCAACTCATCGGTGAAGCCTTTCGCTTTGCCCATGCCCTCCACGAAGGCCAAACCCGCAAATCCGGCGAACCTTATATTGCCCATCCCATTGCCGTAGCAGGGCTATTGCTCGATCTAGGGGGTAATGGCGCGATGATTGCGGCGGGCTTTCTCCATGATGTGGTCGAAGACACAGAAGTCAGTCCCGAAGAAATCGAAGAACGCTTTGGTACCGAAACCCGCAAGCTCGTCGAAGGGGTCACCAAACTCACCAAGTTTACCTTTTCGAGCAAAACAGAACGTCAGGCCGAAAATTTCCGGCGGATGTTCCTCTCCATGGCCGAGGATATCCGGGTGATCGTGGTGAAACTCGCCGATCGCCTCCACAATATGCGCACCCTCGAACACCTGCGCCCCGACAAACAAGAGCGCATTGCCCTCGAAACCCGCGAAATCTTTGCGCCCCTGGCCAACCGTTTAGGGATTTGGCGCTTTAAGTGGGAACTCGAAGATCTCTGTTTCAAGTATCTAGAGCGGGAAGCCTACCGTTCGATGCAAAAACATATTTCCGAAAAACGCACCGAGCGGGAAGCCAAACTCGAAGAAGCCATCGAACTAATTCGCGATCGCCTACGTCACCTGGGCCTCCATGTCTGGGAAATCAAAGGTCGCCCGAAACACCTCTATAGCATCTATCACAAGATGCAACGGCAACACAAAGAATTTGACGAAATCTTCGACATTGCAGGAATTAGGATTATCGTCGAAACCAATGACGAATGTTACCGCGCCCTGGCGGTGATTCACGATGCTTTTAAACCGATTCCTGGACGCTTTAAAGACTACATTGGCCTCCCCAAGCCCAACCGCTACCAATCCCTCCACACCACCGTTGTCGGCTTAAATGGTCGCCCCCTCGAAGTGCAAATTCGCACCATGGAAATGCACCACATCGCCGAATACGGGATTGCCGCCCACTGGAAATATAAAGAAGCTGGTCATTCCGCCGCCAGTTTCACCTCCGAAGACGAAAAATTCACCTGGTTGCGGCAACTGATCGAATGGCAAAGCGATCTCAAGGATGCCGAAGAATACATCGACAACCTCAAGGACAATCTCTTTGAAGATGATGTGTATGTCTTTACCCCCAACGGCGATGTGGTGGCCCTGGCCAAAGGCGCAACTTCCATCGACTTCGCCTACCGCATTCACACCGAGGTGGGAAATCACATGAAAGGGGCGCGGATCAATGGCCGTTGGTCAGTGTTAGAAAAGAAGCTCCGCAATGGCGATATTGTCGAAATTATCACCCAGAAAAATGCCCACCCTAGCCTTGATTGGCTCAATTATGTGGTCACTCCTAGCGCTAAAAATAGGATTCGCCAATGGTTTAAGCGATCGCGGCGGGATGAAAATCTCACCCGGGGCCGCAGTTTACTCGAAAAAGAACTAGGGAAAACGGGCCTCGATTCGATCCTCAAATCCGAGGCGATGCAAACCGTTGCTCACAAGTGCAATTACCAAAATACAGAGGATCTATTGGCCGCCCTGGGCTATGGCGAAGTGACCCTCAACCAGGTGGTCAACCGCTGGCGGGATCAAGTGCGCGACCAGGAAGAAGAACATCTGCCCCAACTGGAGCTAGAAGCTTCTCTAAACACAGCGACAAAACCCCCTAAGCCCCTCCAAGATGGCCATAAATATCCCATTGCTGGCATTGAAGGGTTGGTTTATACCATCGCCAATTGTTGTGCGCCCTTGCCCGGAGAACCGATTATTGGCATTGTCACCCGCAGCCACAAAGGAATTTCTATTCACCACCGCAACTGCGCTAATGTGCAAAATTTTGATGGCGATCGCCTAATTCCCGTGAGTTGGAATCCCAGCATCGACCAAAAACACGCCCCTGTTTACCCCGTGGATCTCCGCATTGAAGTCATTGACCGGGTAGGGGTGCTGCGGGATATTTTGTCACGCCTAAGCGACCAGCACATCAACGTGCGGAGTACCAATGTAAAAACCAGCCACGGCCAACCGGCGATTATTTCTTTGCGGATTGAAATTCGTAACGCCCAACAACTGGGCCACAGCATTAATCAAATTAAAAATATGAGTGACACCTTGAATGTGCGCCGCGTCACCCAAATCGAGCAGGAATAG
- a CDS encoding histidine kinase, translated as MSAEDQSQLAPVTTDIQLRLLLFTDERLAHRGEIKRVQDCLERLRQETDFSLEIISIKDQPQLVELYRLVATPSLVKVFPEPLQVFAGSNILPDLERWWGQWLDTVAALKKQFGDRQLVEVEQCDRRLAASQTEHSKEVMRLSDEIFQLQREKEALLKQIEFKDQILAMLAHDLRSPLTGTSIAIETLEILSKRPETEKTIGLRGQLYQQAKNQLQIMNRMITELLQESRQLLTKLDVKPQPMALSTLCQQITEQIQERFQRKSIQLVLDMPRDLPEVYGDRELIRQVIVNLLDNAIKYSPEGGRVRLVGLHRTLQQVQVSVIDTGHGIPEEEQEKIFEGHFRLKRDATQEGYGLGLAVCRQIIHAHQGRIWVDSSPGQGSEFHFTLPVSGDRQA; from the coding sequence GTGTCTGCTGAAGATCAATCTCAACTTGCACCTGTTACGACTGATATACAACTGCGATTGTTGTTGTTCACGGATGAGCGTTTGGCCCATCGGGGTGAGATCAAGCGGGTACAAGATTGTCTTGAGCGTTTGCGGCAAGAAACGGACTTTTCTTTAGAAATTATCAGCATCAAAGATCAACCCCAACTGGTGGAATTGTATCGTTTGGTGGCGACGCCTTCTCTCGTGAAGGTTTTCCCGGAGCCGTTGCAGGTGTTTGCGGGGAGCAATATTTTGCCAGACCTAGAGCGCTGGTGGGGGCAGTGGCTGGATACGGTGGCGGCCTTAAAAAAACAGTTTGGCGATCGCCAATTGGTTGAGGTAGAACAATGCGATCGCCGCTTGGCTGCGTCCCAGACAGAGCATTCGAAGGAAGTGATGCGCCTGTCCGACGAAATCTTTCAATTGCAACGGGAAAAAGAAGCCCTCCTCAAGCAGATCGAATTTAAGGATCAGATTTTGGCGATGCTCGCCCATGATCTACGGAGTCCCCTCACTGGAACTTCCATCGCCATTGAAACCCTAGAAATTCTTTCAAAACGCCCGGAAACGGAAAAAACAATTGGCTTGCGGGGTCAGCTCTACCAGCAGGCGAAAAATCAGCTCCAGATCATGAACCGGATGATCACAGAACTGCTCCAAGAGTCACGGCAACTGCTGACAAAGTTAGATGTTAAGCCCCAGCCGATGGCCCTGAGTACCCTGTGCCAACAAATTACAGAGCAAATTCAGGAGCGGTTTCAGCGCAAATCGATTCAGTTGGTTTTGGATATGCCCCGGGATCTGCCGGAGGTTTATGGAGACCGGGAACTGATCCGGCAGGTGATTGTCAATTTGTTGGACAACGCCATCAAATATAGTCCCGAAGGCGGGCGAGTGCGTCTTGTGGGCCTCCATCGTACCCTCCAACAGGTGCAGGTGAGCGTGATTGACACAGGCCATGGTATCCCTGAAGAGGAACAAGAAAAAATCTTTGAGGGACATTTTCGCCTGAAGCGGGACGCCACCCAAGAGGGCTATGGTTTAGGTCTGGCTGTCTGTCGGCAAATTATTCACGCCCACCAAGGCCGCATTTGGGTTGATAGTAGCCCAGGCCAGGGCAGTGAGTTTCATTTTACGCTTCCGGTATCGGGCGATCGCCAAGCTTAA
- the patD gene encoding heterocyst frequency control protein PatD, translating to MNFSAYQQLKIHLQALATDLTHLQQEPGALVRQGQQFLSFWEIQLAPLTGEQLPEEIYSAWRSLHTELYRGLRLLNTDLIFLQGSRTPSTQSQKQQQIQARLTQLDQYCTEILKLGDRPIPEA from the coding sequence ATGAATTTTTCCGCCTATCAACAATTAAAAATCCATTTGCAAGCCCTCGCCACGGATTTAACCCACCTCCAACAGGAACCAGGGGCTTTAGTCCGTCAGGGACAGCAGTTTCTCAGCTTTTGGGAAATCCAGTTGGCCCCCCTCACCGGGGAACAGCTACCCGAAGAAATCTATAGCGCTTGGCGATCGCTCCACACGGAATTGTATCGGGGGTTGCGGCTCCTCAATACCGATTTAATCTTTCTCCAGGGCAGTCGCACCCCCAGCACCCAAAGCCAAAAACAACAACAGATCCAAGCCCGTCTGACCCAACTCGATCAATATTGCACGGAAATACTTAAGCTTGGCGATCGCCCGATACCGGAAGCGTAA
- a CDS encoding phage holin family protein: MPQFLLTWFATAGSLFLTATIVPGLEINGNGLTTALIGAIALGFVNAIVKPILILFTLPLTILTLGLFLLVVNAIALGLVGYLTPGLEVNGFFPAVIGSLVLTFISSLINQLLGQDDELTE; encoded by the coding sequence ATGCCTCAGTTTTTGTTGACCTGGTTCGCGACGGCTGGCTCCCTCTTTCTCACGGCGACCATTGTCCCTGGTTTAGAAATTAATGGTAATGGCCTGACCACAGCCTTGATCGGGGCGATCGCCCTTGGGTTTGTCAATGCCATTGTTAAACCAATTTTGATCCTCTTTACCCTGCCTCTAACCATTCTGACCCTCGGTTTGTTTCTCCTCGTCGTCAATGCGATCGCCTTGGGGTTAGTCGGCTACCTAACACCAGGTTTAGAAGTCAATGGCTTTTTCCCAGCGGTGATTGGTTCCTTGGTACTGACCTTTATTTCGAGCTTAATCAATCAACTCCTCGGTCAAGACGACGAACTCACCGAATAA
- a CDS encoding ABC transporter ATP-binding protein has product MATAENLLVVNDVHAGYIKDLNILQGINFRIAPGELVVVIGPNGAGKSTLAKTIFGLLTPNQGSITFKGKSITDLRPNQIVQRGMCYVPQIQNVFANLSIEENLEMGAFVRSGSLENLKEQIYTMFPVLKQRRKQRAGTLSGGERQMLAMGRALMLDPDLLVLDEPSAALSPILVASVFEQIKAVNQLGKAIMLVEQNAKKALEFADRGYVLESGCDRFEGTGQDLLTNPKVGELYLGAAYKET; this is encoded by the coding sequence ATGGCAACTGCGGAAAATCTCTTGGTCGTAAATGACGTCCATGCAGGATATATCAAAGATCTAAATATTCTCCAGGGCATTAACTTTCGGATCGCTCCCGGAGAATTGGTAGTGGTCATTGGCCCCAATGGCGCAGGAAAATCGACCCTCGCTAAAACTATTTTTGGTCTCTTGACCCCCAACCAAGGCAGCATCACGTTTAAAGGAAAATCCATTACCGACCTCCGTCCCAACCAAATTGTGCAACGGGGTATGTGTTACGTCCCCCAGATTCAAAACGTCTTTGCCAACCTGAGTATCGAAGAAAATTTAGAAATGGGGGCCTTTGTGCGGTCTGGCTCCTTAGAAAATCTCAAGGAACAAATTTATACGATGTTCCCCGTCCTCAAACAACGGCGCAAACAACGGGCAGGCACCCTCTCTGGGGGCGAAAGACAAATGTTAGCGATGGGTCGGGCTTTGATGTTAGACCCGGACCTCTTAGTCCTGGATGAACCTTCGGCGGCCCTTTCACCGATCCTTGTGGCCAGTGTTTTTGAACAAATCAAAGCGGTTAATCAATTGGGCAAGGCGATTATGCTCGTGGAACAGAACGCGAAAAAAGCGTTGGAATTTGCTGATCGGGGCTATGTTTTAGAAAGTGGTTGCGATCGCTTCGAGGGCACAGGTCAAGATTTACTGACGAACCCAAAGGTCGGAGAACTCTACCTCGGTGCCGCCTACAAAGAGACTTAG
- a CDS encoding glycoside hydrolase family 57 protein: protein MALGYVALVLHAHLPFVRHPESDFVLEEEWLFEAITETYIPLLHVFEGLKRDGIDFKITMSMTPPLVAMLRDPLLQDRYDAHMKLLMELVEKEIVHNKYNGHIKYLAEYYHKEFSAILETWERYDRDLVTAFKQFQDSNNLEIITCGATHGYLPLMKMYPQAVWAQLQVACESYEENFGRPPKGIWLPECAYYEGLERMLADAGLRYFLTDGHGILYARPRPRYGNYAPIFTETGVAAFGRDHESSQQVWSSKVGYPGDVCYREFYKDLGWEADYEYIKPYIMPNGQRKNTGIKYHKITSRDGGLSEKGLYDPYWAREKAAEHAGNFMYNREQQIGRLNKMMGRHPIVVSPYDAELFGHWWYEGPWFLDYFFRKSWYDQGTYQMTHLADYLKMEPTQQVAVPSQSSWGYKGFHEYWLNQTNAWIYPYLHKAAERMIELSTREPADELEERALNQAARELLLAQSSDWAFIMRTGTMVPYAERRTKSHVLRLEKIYEDVKVGKIDAGWLEKIEKMDNIFPNIDYRVYRPL, encoded by the coding sequence ATGGCTTTAGGCTACGTTGCCCTCGTTCTCCATGCCCACCTCCCCTTTGTCCGTCACCCCGAGAGTGATTTTGTCCTTGAAGAAGAGTGGTTATTTGAAGCAATTACCGAAACCTATATCCCCCTGCTCCATGTATTTGAAGGGCTAAAGCGAGACGGGATCGACTTTAAAATTACGATGAGTATGACCCCGCCTTTGGTTGCCATGCTCCGGGATCCCCTCCTCCAAGACCGCTACGACGCCCACATGAAGCTGTTGATGGAGCTGGTTGAAAAGGAAATTGTTCATAACAAATACAACGGTCACATTAAATATTTAGCGGAGTATTACCACAAAGAATTTAGTGCCATTCTCGAAACTTGGGAACGCTATGACCGGGATCTCGTTACAGCCTTTAAGCAATTCCAAGACAGCAATAACCTCGAAATCATCACCTGTGGCGCTACCCATGGCTACCTCCCCTTGATGAAAATGTACCCCCAAGCGGTTTGGGCGCAACTCCAGGTGGCCTGCGAAAGTTATGAGGAGAATTTTGGGCGTCCTCCCAAGGGCATTTGGTTACCCGAATGTGCCTACTATGAAGGTTTAGAGCGGATGCTCGCCGATGCGGGATTACGGTACTTTCTCACCGATGGCCATGGCATTCTCTACGCACGCCCCCGTCCCCGCTACGGCAACTATGCGCCGATTTTTACCGAAACAGGGGTGGCCGCCTTTGGCCGGGATCACGAGTCTTCCCAGCAGGTGTGGTCATCGAAGGTGGGCTATCCGGGCGATGTCTGTTACCGGGAGTTTTACAAAGATCTGGGTTGGGAAGCGGACTACGAATACATCAAGCCCTACATCATGCCCAACGGCCAGCGGAAAAATACGGGGATCAAATACCACAAGATCACCAGTCGCGATGGTGGCTTGTCAGAAAAAGGACTTTATGATCCCTACTGGGCTAGGGAAAAAGCCGCCGAACATGCGGGTAACTTCATGTACAACCGGGAACAGCAGATTGGCCGCTTGAATAAGATGATGGGGCGTCATCCGATTGTGGTGTCTCCCTATGATGCGGAATTGTTTGGCCACTGGTGGTACGAAGGCCCTTGGTTCTTAGATTATTTTTTCCGCAAGTCTTGGTATGACCAAGGTACATACCAGATGACCCACTTGGCGGATTATCTAAAAATGGAACCGACGCAACAAGTAGCGGTGCCGTCCCAGTCGAGTTGGGGATACAAAGGCTTCCATGAATATTGGCTTAACCAGACAAACGCTTGGATTTACCCTTATCTCCACAAGGCTGCGGAACGCATGATTGAGCTTTCGACACGGGAACCGGCAGATGAACTAGAGGAACGGGCCTTGAACCAAGCAGCCCGAGAATTGCTGTTGGCACAGTCATCGGACTGGGCGTTTATTATGCGCACGGGAACGATGGTGCCCTATGCAGAACGGCGCACAAAGAGCCATGTGTTACGCCTCGAAAAAATCTATGAGGATGTAAAAGTCGGCAAGATTGATGCGGGTTGGCTTGAAAAGATTGAAAAGATGGACAACATTTTCCCGAATATTGATTACCGGGTTTATCGGCCTTTGTAG
- a CDS encoding NAD(P)-dependent oxidoreductase, translated as MRISVFGMGLMGAPIASKLAQENFSVIAYNRTAAKLHPLKEQGLTTTTDPKMAIANSDYLILTLSDAAAIQAVLFENPDISFAEKIIIQMGTIAPEESKAIAEEVQRRQGQYLEAPVLGSIPEAKKGTLLVMVGGEETLFQVCLPIFKTLGQDPKYIGAVGQAAALKLALNQLIAGLTASFSLSLGLIQREKVDLDKFMGILRDSALYAPTFDKKLPRMGDRTFENPNFPTKHLLKDTRLFLTAAKTVGLDTTGLEGIREIIEQAIAFNLAEADYSAIYQVINPDPTP; from the coding sequence ATGAGAATTAGTGTTTTTGGGATGGGACTAATGGGAGCACCGATCGCCTCGAAATTGGCCCAGGAAAATTTTTCGGTGATCGCCTACAATCGCACAGCGGCAAAACTGCATCCCTTAAAAGAACAAGGTTTAACAACAACGACAGATCCCAAAATGGCGATCGCCAACAGTGATTATTTAATTTTGACCCTCAGTGATGCGGCGGCAATCCAAGCGGTCTTATTTGAAAATCCAGACATTTCCTTTGCGGAAAAAATCATTATTCAGATGGGAACCATTGCCCCAGAAGAAAGCAAGGCGATCGCCGAAGAAGTTCAGCGGCGTCAAGGCCAGTATTTAGAAGCGCCGGTGCTGGGCAGTATCCCCGAAGCGAAAAAAGGGACATTGCTCGTAATGGTGGGGGGCGAAGAAACATTGTTCCAAGTCTGTTTGCCGATTTTTAAAACCCTGGGGCAAGACCCGAAATATATCGGCGCAGTCGGTCAGGCAGCTGCCCTGAAATTGGCTTTAAATCAGTTGATTGCAGGTTTAACAGCTAGTTTTTCCTTGAGTCTAGGCTTGATTCAGCGAGAAAAAGTCGATCTTGATAAATTTATGGGAATTTTGCGTGATAGTGCCCTCTATGCCCCGACCTTTGATAAAAAACTACCCCGCATGGGCGATCGCACCTTTGAAAATCCCAACTTCCCAACGAAGCATTTGCTCAAAGACACCAGGCTCTTTTTGACCGCCGCAAAAACCGTCGGCCTCGATACGACTGGCCTAGAAGGCATTCGAGAAATTATCGAGCAGGCGATCGCCTTTAATCTCGCCGAAGCAGACTATTCTGCCATTTATCAAGTGATCAACCCTGATCCCACACCTTAG
- a CDS encoding YkvA family protein, translating to MAVVVKFLDNLKTSWQQWRRSPETPDVIDVTAEPIEAPPQASSPKPWQKIIERFRPAQPAATTLHDDLEEQVKANLREQNKTRIAQVFQRFAQGVTPADIEKIKAHLGEMRRGPIKDIWQKVQGLAQLIKDPNVAWRSKTMAIAALLYLVSPLDAVPDAIPFAGLADDAAVIIAVGSTLAFELEKYMTRQAEKKAEIEIKKHTTNVRITLLGSIAAAAIAIIVKLILNYLA from the coding sequence ATGGCGGTCGTGGTGAAGTTTCTGGACAATCTGAAAACCTCTTGGCAGCAATGGCGGCGATCGCCAGAGACCCCGGACGTGATCGACGTGACCGCAGAACCCATCGAAGCGCCACCCCAAGCATCCTCCCCTAAGCCTTGGCAAAAGATTATTGAGAGATTCCGCCCAGCCCAGCCAGCAGCCACGACTCTCCACGACGACCTCGAAGAACAGGTTAAGGCAAATTTACGGGAGCAAAATAAAACCCGCATTGCCCAGGTATTCCAACGGTTTGCCCAGGGGGTAACGCCAGCGGATATTGAAAAAATTAAAGCTCATCTAGGGGAGATGCGCCGGGGGCCAATCAAAGATATTTGGCAAAAGGTACAAGGCCTCGCCCAACTGATTAAAGATCCGAATGTGGCATGGCGGTCAAAAACAATGGCGATCGCCGCATTACTGTATTTAGTTTCGCCCCTCGATGCGGTGCCGGATGCGATTCCTTTTGCGGGGTTGGCCGATGATGCGGCGGTAATTATTGCAGTGGGTTCGACCCTCGCCTTCGAGTTAGAAAAATACATGACCCGTCAGGCAGAGAAAAAGGCCGAAATTGAAATCAAAAAGCACACCACCAACGTCAGAATCACGCTTCTCGGTAGTATTGCCGCAGCGGCGATCGCCATTATCGTCAAATTAATTCTCAATTATTTAGCTTAA